GGCCGAGCGTCACGCCGATCGTCACCGACAACGTCACGCCGAACACCCCCACGAGGAGGGAGACGCGGGCGCCGTACACGATGCGGCTGAAGAGGTCCTGCCCCAACTGGTCGGTGCCGAGGAGGTGGGCAGCGCTGCCCTCCGGGTTCCAGGCGGGCGGAATGCGGGCGGAGAGGAAGTCCGCATCGGAGGGGCCGTACGGCGCGACCCACGGGGCGAACACCGCCGCGGCGGCGATGAGGAGCACCAGCCCCGCGCCGAACAGCCCGGCGGGGCTGCGCAGCAGCGCGCGCCCGAGGCGCCGCGGGGAGAACAGCCCCTCGCCGGCGTGCGCGTCGCCCGCGACCGGTGGGCCCGCGTCGGGGGCGGACGTCGGGGACGTCATGCGGCCCTCAGGCGCGGGTCGATGAGGCCGTACGCCAGGTCGGTGAGCAGGTGGATCGAGATCGCGAAGAACGACAGGAAGATCGTGATCGTCTGCACCAACGGGAAGTCGGTGTCGCGGATCGCGGTCTCGAGGAGGGTCCCGAGGCCGGGCCAGGCGAAGACGACCTCGATGTACACCGAGCCGCCGAGCAGGTACGTGAACTGGATGCCGAGGACGCTGACGATGGGGATCGCGACGTTGGGGAGAACGTGCTTCAGCGACACGCGGGCGCCCGCGACGCCCTTCGCTTGGGCGGTCCGAACGAAATCGCTTCGGCGTACCTCCAGCACCGCGGAACGCGTGAGGCGCACGAGCTGCCCCATGCCGGCGAACCCGAGCGCGACGGCGGGCAGCACGATCGAGTCGAACCCGTCCCGCCCGAAGGCGGGGAACCAGCCGAGCCCGACGGCGAACCACACGATGAACAGCATCCCGAGCCAGAAGTTCGGGACGGTCTGGCCCGCCAACCCCACGCCGCGCGCGAGGGCGTCGATCCACGTGCCGGGCCGCATGCCGCCCGCCAAGCCCAGGGGGACGGAGGCGAGGACCGCGAAGGCGAGGGCGGCGAGCGCCAGTTGGAACGTGGCGGGGAGGCGTTCGGCGACGATCTCGAGGGTGGGGCGGCGCTGCCGCAACGAATCGCCGAAGTCGCCGCGCGCGACGCCCGTCATGTAGTCGGCGAACTGGACGGGGAGGGGCCGGTCGAGCCCCATCTCCGCCGCGAACGCTTCACGCTGTTCGGGCGGGGCCTCCTTGGGCATCATGAGGCCGACCGGGTCGCCGGTGAGGCGCACGAGGAAGAACACCAACACCAGGACGCCGAGGATGAGGGCCAGCGATTCGCCGACCCGGCGGGCGAAGAAAGAGATCATCGAAACATAGGGGTCGGGCCGACCGCGGACGGTCGGCCCGACGGGGCCTCAGTCGGCGAAGCCGACCGAGCGCAGGTAGTACTCCTCCGCCGCGCGCGGCTGGTAGCCCTCGAGGTCGGCGTCGATCGCCTCGAAGATCACCGGCTGGTAGAGGTAGATGAAGGGCGGGTCCTCGCGCATCAGCTCGTGCATCTCGCCGTACAGCTCCGCGCGGGCGTCGCGGTCGACCTCGCGCTGGATCTCCTGGATCAGGTCCGCGATGCGCTCGTCCTCCCAGGTGTTGTAGTAGTTCCCGGGGGTGAGGGCGCCGTCGAGGCGCGGGATGGCCTCCCCGAACTCCGACGACCAGCTGTCGACGTACATCGGGCCGGTGACCGCGTAGTTGGGTTCGCTCCAGTAGGCGTTCGTCGTTTGGAAGTCGACCTCGACGTCCACGCCGATCTGCCCGAGGCTGGAGGCGATCGCCTGGCACACCTCGTTGATGTTGACGTAGCCGTCGGCGGGGCACCCCATGGTGATCTCGAAACCGTCCTCGTAGCCGGCCTCCGCGAGCAGCTCGCGGGCGCGGTCGGGGTCGTACGGGAACGGCTGCATGGCGTCGGCGTCGTAGCCGAGGTTGCCTTCGACGACGAAGCCGGGGGCGGCGTTCGCCTGGCCGCTGAAGATCGCCTGGTTGATGCCGAAGCGGTCGAGACCGAAGTTCAGCGCCTGGCGGACGCGGCGGTCCTCGAGGGGGGTCCCGACGCCGGCGCCCATGTTCTTGAAGGCGACGTAGTAGACGCGGTCGTTGAGGTAGCTGACGACCTCGACGTCGTCGCTTCCCTCGAGGGCGGTCACCTGGTCGGGCGTGAGGCGGTTGGCGACGTCGACGTCCCCGGTCTGGATGGCGGCGAGGCGGGTCGAGCCGTCGGGGATGACGCGGTAGACGAGGCGGTCGACGCGGGGCAGGCCGTCGGCCCAGTAGTTGGGGTTGGCCTCCATGACGATGCGCTCGCCCGGCGTGCGCTCGACGAAGCGGAAGGGACCGGTCCCGACCGGGTCCTGCGCGAAGGCGTCGAGGCCGACCTCGCGGATGTAGGCCGGCGGCACCATCGCCCAGTTGTTCGCCATGGTCGTGAGGAAGATCGCGTTGGGTTCCGGCGTCGTGATGCGCACGGTGTACGGGTCGATCGCTTCGACGAGGTCGGCGGCGCTGAAGGCGCTGGCGTAGTCGTTCGACTCGTCCTGGCCGGTCTCCCACGTCGCGACGACCGATTCGGCGTCGAACGTCTCGCCGTTGTGGAACGTCACGCCCTCCCGGAGCTCGAAGACGTACTCGGTGCCGTCGTCGGAGATCGTCCAGTCGGTGGCGAGCGCCGGCACGAGGTTGCCGTCGTCGTCGATCCAGACGAGGGAATCGAACAGCGACCAGGCGGCGTTGGACGCGGTCCGGTCGGAGGTGCGGGGCATGAACAGGGACGTCGGGTCGCTCGAGAGCGAGACGACGAGCTCGTCCTGAGCCTGGGCGGTGCTCGTCGGGACGACGAACGCCGCGAGGGCGAGGAGGGCGGGTACGAGGCGGAACCTTTGCAACGGAATGCTCCTTCCGAGACATGACGCGGGGGCGGATCCCCCGAACGCGGGGGCGAATCCCCCTGACGGAACGATGACGCAAGGACGTCATGGCCGTGCAACGCGCCCGTCGTGCGCGGGTCGGCGCCTCGTCACGTTCGCGAGGGCGACGCCGCAGGGCGCGGTCCGGCGTGCGGACCGGATGGAACGTAGCACGACCCGGGCCGTTTGCCCCTTGCGGCCTGGAACGGTACGTGTCACGAAGCGCGTCGCGTACGCGGTTCGCCGCCCCGCTCGGGCGGCCTTGACACGGTCGGCGGGCCGGAACGCCCGGGAAACGCTGGTAGCCTCCCTCGAGTCGTCCGCGCGGCGCGCCGCGCGGAGGCAGGAAGGAGGCGTCATGAGCGACGAACGCTTCGACGTCGTCATCGTCGGGGGTGGGTCCGCCGGGTCGGCGCTCGCCGCCCGCCTGAGCGAGGATCCCGACACGCGGGTGTTGCTGCTGGAGGCCGGCCGCGCCGACTGGCCGTGGGACGTGTTCATCCACATGCCGGCGGCGCTGCCGTTCCCGATCGGCAACCCCCGCTACGACTGGCAGTACGCATCCGATCCCGAACCGCACATGGGCGGACGCCGGGTGTATCACGCACGCGGCAAGGTGTTGGGCGGGTCGTCGAGCATCAACGGCATGATCTTCCAGCGCGGCAACCCGATGGACTACGACCGCTGGGCGGAGGCGCCCGGCATGGAGGACTGGGACTACGCGCACTGCCTGCCGTACTTCAAGCGGATGGAGACCTGCCTGGCGGGCGAGGACGCCTGGCGCGGCGGGGACGGTCCCCTCGTCCTCGAGCGGGGCCCGGCGACGAACCCCCTCTTCCGCGCCTTCTTCGACGCCGTCCAGGAGGCCGGGTACCCGCTCACGGACGACGTCAACGGCTACAAGCAGGAGGGCTTCGCGGCGTTCGACCGGAACGTCCACCGCGGCCGCCGCTGGTCGGCGTCGAAGGCGTACCTGAAGCCGATCCGCTCGCGCCCCAACCTGACCGTTCGGACCCGCGCCTTCGTGCGCCGCGTCCTGTTCGACGGCACCCGCGCGACCGGCGTGGAGTACGTGCACGCGGGCCGCACGCGAACGGTGGAGGCGGGCGAGACGATCCTGTCGGGCGGCGCGATCGCGACGCCGCAACTGCTGCAGGTGTCGGGCGTCGGGCCGGCGGAACACCTGCGGTCGGTCGGCGTCGAGCCGATCGTCGACCTGCCCGGCGTGGGACGCAACCTGCAGGACCACCTGGAGGTCTACATCCAGTACGCCTCGAAGCAGCCGGTCTCCATGTCCCCCTGGTTGGCCTGGTGGCGCCGCCCGTGGGTCGGCTTCCAGTGGCTGTTCTTCCGCCGCGGGGCGGGCGCCACGAACCACTTCGAGGGGGGCGGCTTCATCCGCTCGAACGACGAGGTGGGCTGGCCGAACCTGATGTTCCACTTCCTCCCCCTCGCCATCCGCTACGACGG
Above is a genomic segment from Trueperaceae bacterium containing:
- a CDS encoding ABC transporter permease, translated to MISFFARRVGESLALILGVLVLVFFLVRLTGDPVGLMMPKEAPPEQREAFAAEMGLDRPLPVQFADYMTGVARGDFGDSLRQRRPTLEIVAERLPATFQLALAALAFAVLASVPLGLAGGMRPGTWIDALARGVGLAGQTVPNFWLGMLFIVWFAVGLGWFPAFGRDGFDSIVLPAVALGFAGMGQLVRLTRSAVLEVRRSDFVRTAQAKGVAGARVSLKHVLPNVAIPIVSVLGIQFTYLLGGSVYIEVVFAWPGLGTLLETAIRDTDFPLVQTITIFLSFFAISIHLLTDLAYGLIDPRLRAA
- the betA gene encoding choline dehydrogenase, with translation MSDERFDVVIVGGGSAGSALAARLSEDPDTRVLLLEAGRADWPWDVFIHMPAALPFPIGNPRYDWQYASDPEPHMGGRRVYHARGKVLGGSSSINGMIFQRGNPMDYDRWAEAPGMEDWDYAHCLPYFKRMETCLAGEDAWRGGDGPLVLERGPATNPLFRAFFDAVQEAGYPLTDDVNGYKQEGFAAFDRNVHRGRRWSASKAYLKPIRSRPNLTVRTRAFVRRVLFDGTRATGVEYVHAGRTRTVEAGETILSGGAIATPQLLQVSGVGPAEHLRSVGVEPIVDLPGVGRNLQDHLEVYIQYASKQPVSMSPWLAWWRRPWVGFQWLFFRRGAGATNHFEGGGFIRSNDEVGWPNLMFHFLPLAIRYDGSSPAGGHGYQVHVGPMFSDVRGELKIVSSDPTVKPSMQFNYLSTENDRREWLEAVRLARHILTQPAFEPYNAGELSPGPSVESDEAILDWVARDAETALHPSGTAKMGTDAMAVVDPSTMRVYGTEGLRVVDASVMPIITNGNIYAPVMMIAERAADLIRGVTPLPPSDAPVYRHAPGATPGA
- a CDS encoding ABC transporter substrate-binding protein, producing MQRFRLVPALLALAAFVVPTSTAQAQDELVVSLSSDPTSLFMPRTSDRTASNAAWSLFDSLVWIDDDGNLVPALATDWTISDDGTEYVFELREGVTFHNGETFDAESVVATWETGQDESNDYASAFSAADLVEAIDPYTVRITTPEPNAIFLTTMANNWAMVPPAYIREVGLDAFAQDPVGTGPFRFVERTPGERIVMEANPNYWADGLPRVDRLVYRVIPDGSTRLAAIQTGDVDVANRLTPDQVTALEGSDDVEVVSYLNDRVYYVAFKNMGAGVGTPLEDRRVRQALNFGLDRFGINQAIFSGQANAAPGFVVEGNLGYDADAMQPFPYDPDRARELLAEAGYEDGFEITMGCPADGYVNINEVCQAIASSLGQIGVDVEVDFQTTNAYWSEPNYAVTGPMYVDSWSSEFGEAIPRLDGALTPGNYYNTWEDERIADLIQEIQREVDRDARAELYGEMHELMREDPPFIYLYQPVIFEAIDADLEGYQPRAAEEYYLRSVGFAD